The genomic region GGCTGTCCTGAGCCAGTCCAATAATTTAATTCAGTCCAACTCCTCAGGTGAGGTTTGAACTCGGTAATAGACTTTCAGCTTTGCTGGCCCCTGCGCGGAATGTTATAGACAGACTGAACTGAAATGGTGAAGTTCTTCCACTTCTGCTGGGTTTTTGACTGGTTAAACAAAGATAAAATACATGtcaaaagtaataataaaaaaaactacgcATGTCTAGCCACTTACCTTACGATTGTGTCATGCAGCTGCTATCATTGTGGATGACGAAGGTGAAAAGATGACAAACTCACTACTCAAACGTCTCCTGGCCAGGAGTATAAGTGGTCCTCACTGACCGACGTACTCATTTCATGATGATTTGGAGTTACGGCgggctttctgaaatgtaaaagtatgtgCAGGCTTTATCTGGATGAAATCGTAAGTCTTGGAAACGTAATTTCGTCGCTAAGTGAGGATCACCTGCACGCGGCTGTTCATGCTCAAGTGAAGCAGAGGACTGGCTTTGTTAATTATTAAGGGCCATTTGCTTTAAGGCTATTATCATTATGGCAAATGCACCGTACACATACAGGCCAgtgtctgattttatttttgcctttcaGAGCCTTTCGCATCAACGAGTTGAAGACTGAGGTCACCAACAGGCTAGCCATGCTGGAGAAGCGAGTGGAACGTTGGTGGCATACTTTACAGAATCAGGTTTTCCCAAGAGCATGAAGCATAGAGAATGCATCAGGGTCCTGACTTGTCCTCTTGTTTCAGTGGAGGGCTTGAAGGTGGTGGAGattgagaaatgtaaaaatgaccTGAAGAAGTTGCGAGATGAGATCACTCCAAGAGACGGTGGCAGGTGACATGAAGAAGAATAATACTGCAGATATCAGCGGAGACTAAATCACATAAAGTCAGTCGATGTCAAATAAAGTCACTGTCTTATTACTTCTTGTCCTCTAAACTTAGAGTAAACTGTCCGTGTAAATACAACTTCTCAGAAGATGGAAAGAAGGTGACTCCCAGACGAGATGTTCCAAATTACCCAAAGGTTTGCTGTTATTAGACAAAGTAAATGTATAAAGACTCTGTAACATTTGAGGTTCtgatgactgtttttttttttttatatatgcaGTACACCCTGTCCCAGGAGACTATCGAGGCACTCAAGAAGCCAACATTTGATGTGTGGCATTGGGAACATAATGAGGTTTGTCGATGTTATCGCTCCAAGTTTAATTTCCACATTCCAGGAAGACCGGCGTCTGAATTTGTCGTTGCTTCCTTTGTGACTGCAGATGCTAAGTTGTTTGGAGTATATGTACCATGACTTGGGACTGGTGAAGGAATTCAACATGAACCCCATCACCCTCAAGCGATGGCTGGTAAAGTTATGGCAGTGAATACTTGATATTTTCAGCTTTTCAGATCACCGATCAAATAATTCTGTCTTCTAGTTGGCAATTCAAGAGAACTACCGCAACAACCCCTTTCACAACTTTCGCCACTGTTTCTGCGTGAGTCAGATGATGTATGGCATGATCCACCTCTGCAACCTGCAGGTATGatgcatgcctgtgtgtgtgtgtgcgtgtgtgtgtgtgtcaatgatGGACATCTAACAAATAATTTCttgaaaatcatattttaaaatatttcattctttGAAATGGCAACAAATGAATTTCACCTTTGACTTCCACTGTTGTCCAGGAGAAGTTGACTCTCACAGATATGGGAATTCTAATGACAGCTGCTGTGTGTCATGACCTGGACCACCCTGGATACAACAACACGTAAGGCTCACTACTCTCTCTGTGGGAGTGTTAACAGATTCCCACTGACCCATTGTCTGCTTTGACATCTTCTGCACAAACTGTTATCAATGAACCGTGAAACTAGTTCAGCATGGAGAGAGCTCAGGTATGAAAACACAATGATTGAGACGATTGCATTGTTGGAGTTTTAAGCGGATGTAGGACTCCTTTATCAGCAGAACTTCATTACGTGTGTGCTCCATCTGTTAGGTACCAAATCAATGCTCGCACTGAGCTGGCAGTGCGCTACAACGACATGTCTCCACTGGAGAACCATCACTGTGCTGTGGCTTTTCAAATCATCTCTCTGCCTGAGTGCAACATCTTTGCAAATGTTGATCCTGAGGCATTTAAACAGATCCGACAGGTGAGATGTGCCTACAAAAGCTCCAGAGTGTTGATGCTTGGCCACCCACaggacacaaaataaataaaatgttaattgtAAATTGACAGAGGCAGTGGAAAATGAATAAAGGGAAAACAACTCaacaaaataatattaatgACAGAGATACTGAGTGGACAAGAGAGTCAGTATCAGCCTAGAAGGTGCAAGAGTTAATCAATAGTGAAGGAAATTAAACtaggagaaaaaagaaacttggAGAGCaaaaacctccgccaagcagctcatttccctccaaattggattcacaccagccacatggtgatctggattatgatcaaaaggttctaattttttcttggtatctttatacgccaaccatgaaaagtaaaatataatcagagttgatgcatatttttaactgattttctaatccataaatggggtctACAATgttaaagacattttgcatgatagtgcatatcggacccctttatgacagTGATTTTTGGcaagtgaattaaatgcatgtatttcaagatatttttttaaaggcctccattataagtaaatgggattttgttttttgtatccagacgggtatcctgATTGCTCTCACAATTAAAAGGGATTTAAGTTAGACAATTTCAGAATTTTCAGATTCAAAATCTTAACCTCCATGGAGGAGGTAACAAGGAAACACAGGGAAGAAAAGTACAAGGCACTACATGTCAGGGAATTCAGAGTAGAACTCTTGGAGGAAGAAGACATCAAAGATGTGGCTTTGATGCAATCGAGAACATTCCTCTGGACCACAACTCTTTGAGTCCTTGAGGCATTGAAACTTCCAACTGTAGCTAACGATGAAGGCAGGATGGTCACCAATGATGTGGGGGTATCAGTCAGAGGGTGTGAATGCCTTCTTAAGCAGACACACATGGAATGGAAGAGCAGCCCATAAAGATGCGTATGGCATATTTTACAGATTGAAAATATGTAAGAAAATGCTAcagaaatgtctttaaaaaaatgggTTTTCACTTTTCTAGGCAGTCATCACCCTTATTCTGGCCACTGACATGGCCAGACATGGTGAGATACTGGACTCCTTTAAGCAAAACGTGGACAACTTTGACTTCACCAATGAAGAACATATGACATGTGTACGTATACGTTACATATTACAGGATCAGGTTGCACCTCCACCTGAAATCAGCTGTTTATTTCCTAAAATGCAAACCTCTTTGATTTAATaagtaataaaatgaaatccacTGATGCTCTGCTTcagtggattttattttattactacaACTGGGATAACAGCCACATATAAAAGATGTGTGAGatagagttgtgtgtgtgtgtgttgataatGAATAGTCTTCTTTATTGTGAGTTTGTGTCTGGCTCGGGAGGCCGCATGTATGCTTGTTCATGCGTGtgttttcatcttcagctgaaGATGGTTTTGATCAAGTGTTGCGATATTTCAAATGAAGTGAGACCAACTGAGGTCGCCGAACCTTGGGTGGATTGCCTGTTGGAGGAGTATTTCATGCAGGTGAGCGCAACCAAAAGAAATCACATAACTGTTGAGATCCATCATGTCAGCTCAGATAAATCAGCCTTAATTTAAGGGTGTTAAATGAGCAAGTGtgtagaggaaaaaaaaaactttgtttaaaaagaaaagtatttctACTTCCCAGAGTGACAGGGAGAAGTCTGAAGGTCTCCCTGTGGCTCCCTTCATGGACAGAGAGAAAGTCACAAAGCCCACTGCGCAAATAGGATTCATCAAGTT from Brachionichthys hirsutus isolate HB-005 chromosome 11, CSIRO-AGI_Bhir_v1, whole genome shotgun sequence harbors:
- the pde9ac gene encoding high affinity cGMP-specific 3',5'-cyclic phosphodiesterase 9A, whose protein sequence is MGSSSSSYGPKAIYLDVDGRVQKVVFSHHCSPCDIKELLCSSSNIPRSTAIMMVDPEGSLVSIDPTMPTNSPNSLYKVVPLSTGQLGDKEDMFQNVLSQVAEQFSRAFRINELKTEVTNRLAMLEKRVELEGLKVVEIEKCKNDLKKLRDEITPRDGGRVNCPCKYNFSEDGKKVTPRRDVPNYPKYTLSQETIEALKKPTFDVWHWEHNEMLSCLEYMYHDLGLVKEFNMNPITLKRWLLAIQENYRNNPFHNFRHCFCVSQMMYGMIHLCNLQEKLTLTDMGILMTAAVCHDLDHPGYNNTYQINARTELAVRYNDMSPLENHHCAVAFQIISLPECNIFANVDPEAFKQIRQAVITLILATDMARHGEILDSFKQNVDNFDFTNEEHMTCLKMVLIKCCDISNEVRPTEVAEPWVDCLLEEYFMQSDREKSEGLPVAPFMDREKVTKPTAQIGFIKFVLIPMFETVMKLFPQIEEIMVQPLRDSRDHYEELKQIDDAMTEAQKKKTESMALGGKKK